A genomic window from Polaribacter gangjinensis includes:
- a CDS encoding S1/P1 nuclease yields MNLKLILLIPFFLFTKSTDEVVFFWGQNGHRVTGKIAENHLTKKAKKNIDKLLKGKSLAFVSTYADEIKSDRKYNSYSVWHYVNMGLEESYEASEKNPEGDLVVGIDTCIKVLKNEQSSEEDKVFHLKMIIHLIGDLHQPMHIGRREDKGGNDVQVQWFGQGTNLHSVWDTKIIEDFNMSYLELAENADQLSNAQIASLQKGTVIDWVNEVHKITNDVYGSVKSGDKLSYRYSYLYLETVRTQLQKGGIRLAKVLNDIFG; encoded by the coding sequence ATGAATTTAAAACTGATTTTACTGATTCCTTTTTTCTTATTTACAAAATCAACAGATGAGGTAGTGTTTTTTTGGGGTCAAAACGGACATAGAGTTACAGGAAAAATTGCTGAAAACCATTTGACTAAAAAAGCAAAGAAAAACATAGATAAACTTTTAAAAGGAAAAAGTTTGGCTTTTGTATCAACCTATGCTGATGAAATAAAATCGGACAGAAAGTACAATAGTTATTCAGTTTGGCATTATGTAAATATGGGTTTAGAAGAATCGTATGAAGCTTCTGAAAAAAATCCTGAAGGTGATTTGGTTGTTGGAATTGATACGTGTATAAAAGTATTGAAAAATGAACAAAGTTCTGAAGAAGACAAAGTGTTTCATTTAAAAATGATCATTCATTTGATTGGTGATTTGCATCAACCTATGCATATTGGTAGGAGAGAAGATAAAGGAGGAAATGATGTTCAGGTACAATGGTTTGGACAAGGCACCAATTTACATTCAGTTTGGGATACAAAAATTATCGAAGATTTTAATATGAGTTATTTGGAATTGGCTGAAAATGCAGATCAATTATCAAACGCACAAATAGCATCTTTGCAAAAAGGAACTGTAATTGATTGGGTAAATGAAGTGCACAAAATTACGAATGATGTTTATGGTTCTGTAAAATCAGGTGATAAATTGAGCTATAGATATTCGTATTTATACTTAGAAACTGTGAGAACGCAATTGCAAAAAGGAGGCATTCGTTTGGCAAAAGTATTAAATGATATTTTTGGATAA
- a CDS encoding DUF3291 domain-containing protein, translating into MSQITTCTFFKINSFSNKWWAFKQMQLGHFPMKKVSGLSFFKIMGSGAKNGFSAIPNFGSYVLLCVWESENYAKDFFDNNEFYQTYSKRSSEKLTVYLNAAESHGLWEKTKPFIKNAKLQSDKPVLVLTRAKIRFRKLFSFWSKVGSVSHTLTNYDGLVLSIGIGEWPLIQQATLSLWKTQSEMMDYAYKNEKHKEVVLLTRKLNWYSEELFARFVPYKFEGTWNGKSIQL; encoded by the coding sequence ATGAGTCAAATTACCACATGCACTTTTTTCAAAATTAACAGTTTTTCCAACAAATGGTGGGCATTCAAACAAATGCAATTAGGTCATTTTCCGATGAAAAAAGTGTCAGGATTGTCATTTTTTAAAATTATGGGTTCAGGAGCTAAAAATGGATTTAGTGCAATTCCTAATTTTGGAAGCTATGTGCTTTTATGTGTTTGGGAATCTGAAAATTACGCAAAAGATTTTTTTGATAATAACGAGTTTTATCAGACATATTCTAAAAGAAGTTCCGAAAAATTGACTGTTTATTTGAATGCAGCAGAATCTCATGGTTTGTGGGAAAAAACAAAACCTTTCATTAAAAATGCCAAACTACAATCAGACAAACCTGTTTTAGTGTTGACGAGAGCCAAAATTAGGTTTCGTAAACTGTTTAGTTTTTGGAGTAAAGTAGGAAGTGTAAGTCACACATTAACCAATTATGACGGACTTGTTTTATCAATCGGAATTGGAGAATGGCCATTGATTCAGCAAGCTACTCTTTCGCTTTGGAAAACCCAATCAGAAATGATGGATTATGCTTACAAAAATGAAAAGCACAAAGAAGTGGTTTTACTGACTAGAAAATTAAATTGGTATTCAGAAGAATTGTTTGCACGTTTTGTTCCTTATAAATTTGAAGGAACTTGGAACGGAAAATCAATTCAACTGTAA
- a CDS encoding carotenoid biosynthesis protein, with the protein MKLKTAIIILGLFHLSGAIAILATPFRDLFLSLTPLNLLISASLLFIFHTKLTKIQIISFALIAILGYFVEVVGVNTGKIFGVYAYGPVLGWKLFETPLMIGINWIMLAYSITYSWSNFIENKWLLAILSAVSLVLLDAIIEPVAVIYNFWRWENDIIPTQNFVAWGIVSLLFCLILANFKKQSTNKLAPYLFITQILFFSVLLLFS; encoded by the coding sequence ATGAAATTAAAAACTGCAATTATCATTTTAGGCTTGTTTCATCTTTCTGGAGCTATCGCAATTCTGGCAACTCCTTTTAGAGATTTATTTTTGTCTTTAACGCCTTTAAACTTATTAATTAGCGCAAGTTTGTTGTTTATTTTTCATACAAAACTTACTAAAATTCAGATAATCAGTTTTGCGCTTATTGCCATTCTTGGATATTTTGTTGAGGTTGTAGGAGTAAATACTGGAAAAATATTTGGAGTGTATGCTTATGGTCCTGTTTTGGGATGGAAACTTTTTGAAACTCCCTTAATGATTGGAATTAATTGGATTATGTTAGCTTACAGCATCACATACAGTTGGTCAAATTTTATTGAAAATAAATGGCTTTTGGCAATTTTGAGTGCGGTAAGTTTGGTTTTATTAGATGCAATTATAGAACCTGTTGCCGTTATTTATAATTTTTGGAGATGGGAAAATGATATCATACCAACTCAAAATTTTGTTGCATGGGGCATTGTTTCATTGCTGTTTTGTTTGATTTTAGCAAATTTTAAAAAGCAATCAACCAACAAACTTGCGCCTTATTTATTCATAACACAAATCCTATTTTTCAGTGTTTTGTTGCTATTTTCTTGA
- the crtD gene encoding 1-hydroxycarotenoid 3,4-desaturase CrtD, which produces MKSTSKAIVIGSGIAGIATSIRLAVKGYQVLVLEKNNYPGGKLSEITLGNYRFDAGPSLFTMPHFVEELFALASKKTNDFFEYDAHDTCCHYFWEDGTFLKAHSNHQEIENEVENVFPTNGKLFTKKLKKAAFINEQVGDLFLKNSLHDVRNFLNFKTLKALSNSWKLDLQTTYHASNKKDLKNSKLVQLFDRFATYNGSNPYKTPGIMSIIPHFEHNVGTFFPKKGMVSITNSLVQLAESLGVQFQYNTIVEEILVENEAVIGVKTANKIENSAIVVSNMDVYFTYQKLLPNQKAPKKILCQERSSSAIIFYWGIKSEFPNLDLHNIFFSKDYKTEFETIFDKKTIFDDPTVYVHISSKCLSNDAPKGAENWFVMINAPSNSGQNWDELIAKARKVIIQKINKILQIDIEKLIEEESILDPRSIEMKTASYQGSLYGTSSNSKFAAFLRHPNFKKGLKNLYFVGGSVHPGGGIPLCLLSAKIADQYIPTVSKS; this is translated from the coding sequence ATGAAATCAACTTCAAAAGCGATTGTTATTGGCTCAGGAATTGCAGGAATTGCTACTTCTATAAGATTGGCTGTAAAAGGCTATCAAGTATTGGTTCTGGAAAAAAATAACTATCCTGGAGGAAAGCTTTCTGAAATTACTCTCGGAAATTATAGATTTGATGCAGGTCCATCATTGTTTACCATGCCACATTTTGTGGAAGAATTGTTTGCGTTAGCTTCAAAAAAAACAAACGATTTTTTTGAATATGATGCTCATGATACATGTTGTCATTATTTTTGGGAAGATGGCACTTTTTTAAAAGCACATAGCAATCATCAAGAGATAGAAAATGAAGTTGAAAATGTGTTTCCTACAAACGGAAAATTGTTTACAAAGAAACTGAAAAAAGCAGCATTTATAAACGAACAAGTGGGTGACTTGTTTTTAAAAAATAGTTTACATGATGTTCGTAATTTCCTAAATTTCAAAACATTAAAGGCACTTAGTAATAGTTGGAAATTAGATTTGCAAACGACCTATCATGCTTCAAATAAAAAGGATTTAAAAAATTCAAAACTTGTGCAACTTTTCGATCGTTTTGCAACTTACAATGGTTCAAATCCATATAAAACTCCAGGAATTATGAGTATTATTCCACATTTTGAACACAATGTGGGTACTTTTTTCCCAAAAAAAGGCATGGTTAGTATTACCAATAGTTTAGTACAATTGGCTGAATCTTTAGGAGTACAATTTCAATACAACACAATTGTTGAAGAAATTTTAGTTGAAAATGAGGCTGTTATCGGAGTAAAAACTGCAAATAAAATCGAAAATTCAGCAATTGTTGTTAGCAATATGGATGTTTATTTTACCTATCAAAAATTGTTGCCTAATCAAAAAGCTCCTAAAAAAATTCTTTGTCAAGAACGTTCGAGCTCTGCCATTATTTTTTATTGGGGAATCAAAAGTGAGTTTCCAAATTTAGATTTGCATAACATCTTTTTTTCGAAAGATTACAAAACCGAATTTGAAACCATTTTTGATAAAAAAACCATTTTTGATGACCCAACTGTATATGTGCATATTTCATCAAAATGCTTATCCAATGATGCTCCAAAAGGTGCTGAAAACTGGTTTGTAATGATCAATGCTCCTAGTAATTCAGGACAAAATTGGGATGAACTCATTGCAAAAGCTAGAAAAGTAATTATTCAAAAAATCAATAAAATTTTACAAATTGATATTGAAAAATTGATTGAAGAAGAAAGTATTTTAGACCCAAGAAGTATCGAAATGAAAACAGCATCCTATCAAGGTTCGTTATATGGTACAAGTAGCAACTCAAAATTTGCTGCATTTTTACGTCATCCAAATTTTAAAAAAGGATTGAAAAATTTATATTTTGTTGGAGGAAGTGTACATCCTGGAGGTGGAATTCCTTTGTGTTTGTTGAGTGCAAAAATTGCCGATCAGTATATTCCAACGGTTTCAAAATCATGA
- a CDS encoding TlpA family protein disulfide reductase, producing the protein MKEKLFLIILFVTVFVSCYKEKPKAVAKEKFPVTEIKSVNYNQLKPLLEKQNDTIYVVNFWATWCAPCVKELPYFEKLGAAYSDKKVKVLLVSLDFPKQVEKKLIPFINENKIQSEVVLLDDVNEDIWIQAIDKTWSGAIPATLIYHKNKRKFYEQTFDYQILENELIQFLNP; encoded by the coding sequence ATGAAAGAAAAACTATTTTTAATCATCCTTTTTGTAACTGTGTTTGTTTCTTGTTATAAAGAGAAACCAAAAGCTGTTGCAAAAGAAAAATTTCCTGTAACTGAAATTAAATCAGTAAATTATAATCAGTTAAAACCTTTGTTAGAAAAACAGAATGATACTATTTATGTGGTTAATTTCTGGGCAACTTGGTGTGCTCCTTGTGTAAAAGAATTGCCCTATTTCGAAAAACTAGGAGCTGCTTATTCAGATAAAAAGGTAAAAGTTTTATTGGTTAGTTTAGATTTCCCAAAACAAGTTGAAAAGAAGTTGATTCCGTTTATCAATGAAAATAAAATTCAGTCAGAAGTTGTTTTACTAGATGATGTCAATGAAGATATTTGGATTCAAGCCATTGATAAAACTTGGAGTGGAGCAATACCTGCAACATTAATTTACCATAAAAATAAACGAAAATTTTACGAACAAACTTTTGATTATCAAATACTTGAAAACGAACTAATTCAATTTTTAAATCCATAA